Below is a genomic region from Methanomassiliicoccus sp..
CCTCCGATCGATAGACCTGATACGTCAGACGGTGTCGGAGCTACCGGGCGGACCTCTGCAAGCCCCGGTAAAGGGTAATCCCAAGGGCGAGGCCTTCACTCGGCTGGAGGCGCCTCGCGGGGAGCTGCTCTACTATGTCAAGGCCAAAGGAACGGCGGACCTGGAGCGCATCAAGATCAAGACCCCGGCGTTCGTGAACGTGGCCGCACTGTCGGCCATGGTCCCCGGCTGCGAGATGGCGGACATACCTGTGATCACCGTTTCTGTGGACCCCTGCATATGCTGCACGGAGAGGTGAGCATATGGCCATGCTGTCCATAGTGCTGAGGAACCTGATCACTGGACCGGTAACGACAAGATATCCTGAAGGGCCTGCGGACATACCCGAAGGCAACAGAGGCAGGGTCGATTGGAACATGGAAGCTTGTACCCTCTGCGGGCTCTGCCAGAAACGCTGCCCAACCCTAGCCGTCAAGGTCGACAGGAGGGCAGGGACCACCACCATGGAGGTGTTCCGCTGCATCGCCTGCGGGGTGTGTGTCGATGTCTGCCCTCAGGATTCCATATCTATGGTCATAGGGACCTCGCGACCGGGATACATCAAGGAAGTTCGGACATACATAAAGGAGGTGACGGAAGAGCGGGCCGAAGACCGCCCGCAGCCCTAGGGCGTGATACATTGTAGATGGGAGCGCTGTTCACCGTTAAGCGACGTGGAATCCTTTCCCTGCGCTCCCCAAAATATTTCTGATACCCGGTCGGACCTGGGCCATTCGACCCGTCCATGAAGTAGGGAGAATCACCCTCCTTAAAGAGCCTGGGTCCCATTGTCACAGGAAGCCGGGAGTCGGACCATTGATGAAGGTCGATCGTCACAGTTCAGAGCTCGCGAACGTCCCCCCTCACACCTAGGGCGTTCCCTGTGAACATTGCTCCTCATATCGAGAAGCTACATATCCTATCCCATCTCGAAGCTGCTAACCCCGAAGACATGGTCCAGCTGAACGGCGGGAGGGTCCTTGGTATATATGCGCACGGTCCTGAAGACCTCGGCCAAGTGGAGGATGTTCGCGAGGGTCATGCCCTCATGGTTGAAATCGGTGACATCAAGGAGGTATTTCTCGCCTGGAATCGTGGAGATGAGGCCGCGCAGCACCTTCTCCGCTGTGCGTCGGTTGTCGGCGAAGAGCGGACCTATCTTATGGCCAGTCCTGCATGGCCTGATGGCCCCGTAGCCAGCTATTGTCTCCTCCTGGAGCGACACCAGCACCGTGGTCCCTTCCTGGGAGAGAAAGGATTTGAGAAAGTCCTTTCGGGGGGCGGAAAAGATCCGGGCATCATATGCGGAGAGCTCGTCCCAGGGGATCTCGGTCCCGAGCACGAGGTCAGGATCATGGTCCCCGCCCCCCCATCCCCGGAACCGATGATTCCAATAGACTGGTCGAAAACCCATCCTTTGATAGTGGGGGAGCAGGTGGGGAACGCCGTCAGCCCCGATGTTGCGTCCCTTTCCCTTATCCAGAACGTGCTCCACCATCCTTCTGCCGATCCCCAGGCCACGCATGTCCTTGCGGACTATGTTGAATCCAAAGAAGCTAAGGTCACCGGGATAATCGATCAGCGATACAGAGGATATCATCTCGCCGGCGATCTCACCGGCGTAAAAGGCGGTGGGCGCAGCATCATAGAACGCCTCGGCATCGTGGAGACCGGGGTTCCATCCCTCCTTGTCAGCCCATTCAACGGCCGTGCCGACCTCGTCCCTGGTCATGTTCCTGATCGTCAGCGGTCCGGTCGGGCGGTACATTTTTTATCGATGATCACCGTCCTGATATGAATATTAATTTTCTTCTATAAAACCCAGCGATGATAACGACCGGGGGGTTAGGAAAAGGAAGTAGAGCTGAAAGGGTTTGTCAGATCAGCCAGAAGCACGGATCATCTCCACGATGGCGTCCCCAGCCTGCCTTGTATTGAGCTTGCCTCCCATATCCGCAGTGACCAACCTTTGGTCCATGGCCCTCTTCACCGCCCATTCGATGAGCTTACCGAGGTCCGGACGGCCCAGCTGATCAATCATCATCTTGGCCGCGAGGATGGCGGCGATAGGGTTGGCTTTTCCCTGTCCCGCGATATCAGGTGCGGAACCGTGAACGGGCTCGAACATGGAGACCCCATGGGGATTGATGTTGCCCGATGCGGCCACTCCCAGTCCCCCCATGATCTCCGCCCCCAGGTCGGTGAGTATATCGCCGAACATGTTGGGGCAGGCCACGATACCAAAGCGCTCCGGAGACCTCACCAGGGCCATGGCCATGGCATCAACGTACATGAACTCCACGGGGATGCCATACTCCTCCGACTTCTGCTTGAAGATCCTCCTCCATAAATGGTACAGGTGGGTGCATATGTTGGCCTTGTCCGCGGCGGTGATCTTCTCCACCCCCCGGTTCCTGGCCATCTCGAACGCGTAATCGGCGAAGCGCTCGATGCCCTTGCTGGACATTATCCCTACCTCATAGGCGAACTCATAGTCGGAGGAGGATGTGGCCTCGACCTTGAGGTCCAGATCATAAAGGTGCCGCCTTATCGTGATCGTGGAGGTCGGTTCCTTCTTTTGGAAGGAGCCGCCCGCGCCCATGTAGAAGTCCTCGGTGTTCTCCCTCAAAAAGGTGATGTCAAAATCCCGCTCCCTCTTAAATGGAGTATATGGGTGCCATGACCTTGACGGACGCATGTTCACATACTGATCGAAACGTGTTCGCATGGTGATGAGGATCCCCTTTTCGAGGATGCCCGGAGCGACCCGGGGGTCACCTATGGCCCCGAAATAGATGGCATCTTTCTTTCCCAGGCGATCGATGTCCTCTTCGGTGAGCAGGTCCCCGGTCCGAAGGTACCTCTCCGAACCGATGGGGAACCACTCCCACTCAATGGAGAGCGATTCGACCTCTGCTGCTGCATTCAGGACCTTGACCCCTTCAGCAATCACCTCTGGCCCGATGCCATCTCCAGGTACCACCGCGATCTTGTACATGCAAATTCCTCTGAAATGTGACCCTCAATGTCCAGCTCCTATAATTTGATAGTGGACGGAGTACGATGTGTGATCATGATCTCACCAGCTTAGCACACCAACACACGGTCTACGCATGTGCTGGCGACCCCTCCGCCTATAGCGGCAGGTGCTGATCCTGAGTCGGGGTCCCCGTGCGGGGATCGCAGGTGGACTGCATCATCATGCTGCGGCTACTGCCAGGGGCGATGAACCAAGGGATGTGGCGACCGCTATTCATAGCCGTCTGCTCAGGGTCGCCCCCACTCTTAGCCTTCCCGCCCTAAATGGGCTTGGACCTCAGAGCCTACGGATCTCCGCGGCCACCGCGTCACCGACCTCATGGGTCTTGGCGCTTCCTCCAAGGTCACGGGTATATATGCCCCTGTCAAGGGTGGCTCTCACAGCCTTCGTGACCAGGTTCCCCAGGTCCCTGCGGCCAAGGTTGTCCAGCATCATCTTCCCCGCCAGGATGGTGGCGAGCGGATTGATCTGGTCCAATCCCTTGTATTTCGGGGCGCTGCCATGGACCGGCTCGAACATCGAGATCCCTTGAGGGTTGATGTTGCCGCCGGGTGCCAGACCCAGACCCCCGGTTACCTCCGCTAGAAGGTCCGTAAGAATGTCCCCGAACATGTTGGGGGTGGCCACGATCCGGAACTTGTCCGGGTTCTTGACCAGGGCCATGGACATGGCGTCAACGAACATGAAGCCGAAATCCATGCCGGCCTGCCGGCACTTCTCCGACCACACGTCCCGCCACATCCCATAGATGTCACTGCAGACATTGGCCTTGTCGATGATGGTTATGTAGTTCTCACCGACCATCTTCGTATAGTCGATCACGAAATCTGCGAAGCGTTCGGTGTTCTTCCGGGAGAGCAGGCCCACCTGGTACGCGTACTCGTCCACTACAGTGGATGAGGCCTTGACGTCGATGCTCATATGGTAGAGGTGCCTATCGATATCGAGCGTCCTCGAGTCCACCTGGTCCATGAACCTTCCACCAATTCCCACATAGAAATCTTCAGTGTTCTCCCGGAACACATCGATGTTAAAGTCCACATCCCTCTTCAGTCTCCCGAACGGCTTCCACATGGGCGCCGGACGGTGGTTTATGTACTGGTCAAAAGAGAAGCGCAGAGCCAGGAGGATGCCTTTCTCCAGAATTCCTGGTCTGACCCTATCATCCCCGGTCGCGCCCAGATAAATGGACTCGAACCTCCTCAGTTCCTCCACGTCCTCTGAGGTGAGGAGCTTGCCCGTGCTCAGATAACGTTCCGCATCTATCTGGAACTCTTGAAAGTCGAACTGGATGGAGTGGTTCTCGGCCAGTGCGTTCAAGACCTTCAATCCCTCATCGATCACCTCGGGTCCGATGCCGTCGCCCGGTATCACAGCTACTTGATGCATTTTTTTTCCTCCCTGATCTTGGCCATCAGCCCCCCTCTGTCCATCAGGTCCTTGATGAACGGAGGGAACGGGGCGAAGCGCCATTCCATCCCTTTGGTCTCGTTCACGA
It encodes:
- a CDS encoding GNAT family N-acetyltransferase — its product is MYRPTGPLTIRNMTRDEVGTAVEWADKEGWNPGLHDAEAFYDAAPTAFYAGEIAGEMISSVSLIDYPGDLSFFGFNIVRKDMRGLGIGRRMVEHVLDKGKGRNIGADGVPHLLPHYQRMGFRPVYWNHRFRGWGGGDHDPDLVLGTEIPWDELSAYDARIFSAPRKDFLKSFLSQEGTTVLVSLQEETIAGYGAIRPCRTGHKIGPLFADNRRTAEKVLRGLISTIPGEKYLLDVTDFNHEGMTLANILHLAEVFRTVRIYTKDPPAVQLDHVFGVSSFEMG
- a CDS encoding isocitrate/isopropylmalate dehydrogenase family protein, translated to MHQVAVIPGDGIGPEVIDEGLKVLNALAENHSIQFDFQEFQIDAERYLSTGKLLTSEDVEELRRFESIYLGATGDDRVRPGILEKGILLALRFSFDQYINHRPAPMWKPFGRLKRDVDFNIDVFRENTEDFYVGIGGRFMDQVDSRTLDIDRHLYHMSIDVKASSTVVDEYAYQVGLLSRKNTERFADFVIDYTKMVGENYITIIDKANVCSDIYGMWRDVWSEKCRQAGMDFGFMFVDAMSMALVKNPDKFRIVATPNMFGDILTDLLAEVTGGLGLAPGGNINPQGISMFEPVHGSAPKYKGLDQINPLATILAGKMMLDNLGRRDLGNLVTKAVRATLDRGIYTRDLGGSAKTHEVGDAVAAEIRRL
- a CDS encoding 4Fe-4S binding protein → MAMLSIVLRNLITGPVTTRYPEGPADIPEGNRGRVDWNMEACTLCGLCQKRCPTLAVKVDRRAGTTTMEVFRCIACGVCVDVCPQDSISMVIGTSRPGYIKEVRTYIKEVTEERAEDRPQP
- a CDS encoding isocitrate/isopropylmalate dehydrogenase family protein, which produces MYKIAVVPGDGIGPEVIAEGVKVLNAAAEVESLSIEWEWFPIGSERYLRTGDLLTEEDIDRLGKKDAIYFGAIGDPRVAPGILEKGILITMRTRFDQYVNMRPSRSWHPYTPFKRERDFDITFLRENTEDFYMGAGGSFQKKEPTSTITIRRHLYDLDLKVEATSSSDYEFAYEVGIMSSKGIERFADYAFEMARNRGVEKITAADKANICTHLYHLWRRIFKQKSEEYGIPVEFMYVDAMAMALVRSPERFGIVACPNMFGDILTDLGAEIMGGLGVAASGNINPHGVSMFEPVHGSAPDIAGQGKANPIAAILAAKMMIDQLGRPDLGKLIEWAVKRAMDQRLVTADMGGKLNTRQAGDAIVEMIRASG